The stretch of DNA GGACGGAGAACGCGCGCCTCATGCGCGTCCTCGAGGAGATGCGCGAAGAGGTGCGTCCCGTCTGGACCATGGCCCTCGTCGCGCCCCGGCGGGTCCAGGCGCTCATCCGCGAGCACCTCGCGATCATCGACGCGCTCAGGCGAGGCGACGCGCGGCGCGCCGCGCGGCTGATGCGGCTGCACATCCGACGCGTCCGCGACGCGATCTTCCGGCTGGTCGACTGAGAAAGGAGTTCGCCATGGCCGAGACGAGCCCGTTCCGCAGAGAGCTCGAGAACGCCGTCAACGCGCGGCACAGCCGCCTGAACCCGTTCACCGAGAAGTGGGTCAAGGGCGAGCTGACGCGGCCCCAGCTCGGGGCGTGGGCCGCGCAGCACTACCAGTACGTGTCGCAGTTCCCGCGCTGGTGCGCGACGGTGTACGGCGAGTGCCCCGACTCCGACGCGCGCGATTTCCTGCTCGAGAACATCATCGAGGAGGAGTCGGGGACGAAGCACGTCGACCTCCTGATCCGCTTCGCCGAGGCGTGCGGCGTGAGGCGCGGGGAGGTCGAGAGCGCGCGCCAGCTGCCGACGACGCGGGGCCTCACCGCCTGGTGCTTCGAGATGTCGCGGCGGCCCTTCCACGTCGCGGCGGCCGGCCTGCTCGTCGGGCTCGAGTCGCAGGTGCCCGGCATCTACCGGCGCAACCTGCCGCCGCTCAAGACGCACTACGGCTTCACCGACCACGAGGTGGAGTTCTTCGCGATCCACATCGAGGCCGACGAGGTCCACAGCGAGCGCGGCTACCAGATCGTCGAGCGCCACTCGACGACGCCCGAGAAGCGCGCGGAGGCGATCGACGCCGTCCGTCAGGCGACCGAGATGCGCTGGCAGTACATGACCGGCCTCCATCGCGCCTACGTCCTCAAGGAGGACATGTAACGCCATGTCGGCGCTGAGGGTGGCCCGCCTGGACGATCTCCCGGCGGGCCGGCCGACCCTCGTCGAGGCCAACGGCCTCCGGCTCGTCCTGGCGCGCGTGAAGGACGACGTCTTCGCGTGCCAGGACACGTGCGCCCACAAGGGCGGGCCGCTCTCGG from Candidatus Methylomirabilota bacterium encodes:
- a CDS encoding iron-containing redox enzyme family protein; amino-acid sequence: MAETSPFRRELENAVNARHSRLNPFTEKWVKGELTRPQLGAWAAQHYQYVSQFPRWCATVYGECPDSDARDFLLENIIEEESGTKHVDLLIRFAEACGVRRGEVESARQLPTTRGLTAWCFEMSRRPFHVAAAGLLVGLESQVPGIYRRNLPPLKTHYGFTDHEVEFFAIHIEADEVHSERGYQIVERHSTTPEKRAEAIDAVRQATEMRWQYMTGLHRAYVLKEDM
- a CDS encoding Rieske (2Fe-2S) protein; the protein is MSALRVARLDDLPAGRPTLVEANGLRLVLARVKDDVFACQDTCAHKGGPLSEGKLSGVRLACPWHGWMYDVRTGECVLPGRGNRVASYPVRVEAGEVWVELP